Proteins from a genomic interval of Nocardioides jishulii:
- the lepA gene encoding translation elongation factor 4, whose translation MTPNPAPKPGSTPSSIIRNFCIIAHIDHGKSTLADRMLQLTGVVDERAARAQYLDRMDIERERGITIKSQAVRMPWTITEEAAAEHDIEAGAGTYVLNMIDTPGHVDFTYEVSRSLEACEAAILLVDAAQGIEAQTLANLYLAMGADLHIIPVLNKIDLPNANPEKYAAELAGLVGCDPDDVLRVSAKSGVGVEALLNEIVKQIPAPVGDTEAPARALIFDSVYDTYRGVITYVRVVDGELTHRDRIKMMSTNATHELLELGVISPEQVKADKIGVGEVGYLITGVKDVRQSRVGDTITTQHHGAVESLGGYKHPNPMVYSGLYPLDGDQFGDLREALEKLQLNDAALTYEPETSGALGFGFRCGFLGLLHMEITRDRLEREFNLDLISTAPNVVYEVVMEDGSQFEVTNPSEFPEGKINEVREPVVKATILSPSDYIGTIMELCQTKRGTLQGMDYLSEDRVEMRYVLPMGEIVFDFFDQLKSRTKGYASLDYERQGDQAADLVKVDILLQGEPVDAFSAIVHRDAAYNYGVMMASKLKELIPRQQFEVPIQAAIGARVIARENIRAIRKDVLAKCYGGDISRKRKLLEKQKEGKKRMKMVGRVEVPQEAFVAALATSGGGETKK comes from the coding sequence ATGACCCCGAACCCCGCGCCGAAGCCCGGCTCGACCCCGTCGTCGATCATCCGCAACTTCTGCATCATCGCCCACATCGACCACGGCAAGTCGACGCTGGCCGACCGGATGCTGCAGCTGACCGGCGTCGTCGACGAGCGCGCTGCCCGTGCGCAGTACCTCGACCGCATGGACATCGAGCGCGAGCGCGGCATCACCATCAAGTCGCAGGCCGTGCGGATGCCGTGGACGATCACCGAGGAAGCTGCCGCGGAGCACGACATCGAGGCGGGCGCCGGGACGTACGTCCTCAACATGATCGACACGCCCGGCCACGTCGACTTCACCTACGAGGTCTCCCGGTCGCTGGAGGCCTGCGAGGCCGCGATCCTGCTGGTCGACGCCGCCCAGGGCATCGAGGCGCAGACGCTGGCCAACCTCTACCTGGCGATGGGTGCAGACCTGCACATCATCCCGGTCCTGAACAAGATCGACCTGCCCAACGCCAACCCCGAGAAGTACGCCGCCGAGCTCGCCGGCCTGGTCGGCTGCGACCCCGACGACGTGCTGCGCGTCAGCGCCAAGAGCGGGGTCGGCGTCGAGGCGCTGCTCAACGAGATCGTCAAGCAGATCCCCGCCCCGGTCGGCGACACCGAGGCGCCGGCTCGCGCCCTCATCTTCGACTCCGTCTACGACACCTACCGCGGCGTGATCACCTACGTCCGCGTCGTCGACGGCGAGCTCACCCACCGTGACCGGATCAAGATGATGTCCACGAACGCGACCCACGAGCTCCTCGAGCTGGGGGTGATCAGCCCCGAGCAGGTCAAGGCGGACAAGATCGGCGTCGGTGAGGTCGGTTACCTGATCACCGGGGTGAAGGACGTCCGGCAGTCGCGAGTCGGTGACACCATCACCACCCAGCACCACGGCGCCGTCGAGTCGCTGGGTGGCTACAAGCACCCCAACCCGATGGTCTACTCCGGTCTCTACCCCTTGGACGGCGACCAGTTCGGCGACCTGCGTGAGGCGTTGGAGAAGCTGCAGCTCAACGACGCGGCCCTGACGTACGAGCCGGAGACCTCCGGCGCCCTGGGCTTCGGCTTCCGGTGTGGCTTCCTCGGCCTGCTCCACATGGAGATCACCCGCGACCGTCTCGAGCGGGAGTTCAACCTCGACCTCATCTCCACCGCTCCCAACGTGGTCTACGAGGTGGTGATGGAGGACGGCAGCCAGTTCGAGGTCACCAACCCGAGTGAGTTCCCCGAGGGCAAGATCAACGAGGTGCGCGAGCCGGTCGTCAAGGCCACCATCCTCAGCCCCTCCGACTACATCGGCACGATCATGGAGCTGTGCCAGACCAAGCGCGGCACGCTCCAGGGCATGGACTACCTCTCCGAGGACCGAGTGGAGATGCGGTACGTCCTGCCGATGGGTGAGATCGTCTTCGACTTCTTCGACCAGCTGAAGTCGCGCACCAAGGGCTACGCCTCGCTCGACTACGAGCGTCAGGGAGACCAGGCCGCCGACCTGGTCAAGGTCGACATCCTGCTGCAGGGCGAGCCGGTCGACGCGTTCAGTGCGATCGTGCACCGCGACGCGGCGTACAACTACGGCGTGATGATGGCCTCCAAGCTCAAGGAGCTCATCCCCAGGCAGCAGTTCGAGGTGCCGATCCAGGCCGCCATCGGTGCCCGCGTGATCGCTCGCGAGAACATCCGCGCCATCCGCAAGGACGTGCTCGCCAAGTGCTACGGCGGTGACATCAGCCGCAAGCGCAAGCTGCTCGAGAAGCAGAAGGAAGGCAAGAAGCGCATGAAGATGGTCGGTCGGGTCGAGGTGCCCCAGGAGGCCTTCGTCGCCGCGCTCGCGACCAGCGGCGGGGGAGAGACCAAGAAGTAG
- a CDS encoding phosphotransferase translates to MTLPPYPVPPLDTARRLEWAHLPPWLRDEIEARCGAPVLGAESIEAGFTPGMATVLTCADGSRHFVKAASHRAQRTFAASYVVEVRHLRTLPPSAPAPALLWVLEDPDWIAFSTTHVDATPVERPWRRVDLEACLDALATIAETFTPAPRTMDLPTFVSETAAWPQAWQGLTPPTHPERRDEAVELARRGAELLTGETLVHGDVRADNVLLLDDGRAWLCDWNWPATGPAWIDSMMLLASAHGDGVDVEEVMASRPLLREAPSEAVDSLLALMAGYFLRAGCGSVPPNSPHVRDHQYWTGTVCWLWLAERRRW, encoded by the coding sequence GTGACCCTCCCCCCGTACCCGGTCCCACCCCTGGACACCGCCCGCCGCCTGGAATGGGCCCACCTGCCGCCGTGGTTGCGGGACGAGATCGAGGCCAGGTGCGGAGCACCGGTGCTGGGCGCCGAGTCGATCGAGGCCGGCTTCACCCCCGGCATGGCGACGGTGCTCACCTGCGCCGACGGATCGCGACACTTCGTGAAGGCGGCCTCGCACCGGGCCCAGCGGACCTTCGCCGCGTCGTACGTCGTAGAGGTGCGCCACCTGCGCACCCTGCCCCCGAGCGCACCGGCTCCCGCACTGCTGTGGGTCCTCGAGGATCCGGACTGGATCGCCTTCTCCACCACGCACGTCGACGCGACACCGGTCGAACGGCCGTGGCGACGGGTCGACCTCGAAGCCTGTCTGGACGCCCTGGCGACGATCGCGGAGACGTTCACCCCGGCACCGCGCACGATGGACCTGCCCACCTTCGTCAGCGAGACGGCCGCCTGGCCGCAGGCCTGGCAGGGTCTCACCCCGCCCACGCACCCCGAGCGCCGCGACGAGGCGGTCGAGCTCGCCCGTCGCGGCGCCGAGCTGCTGACCGGCGAGACGCTGGTGCACGGCGACGTACGCGCCGACAACGTCCTCCTCCTGGACGACGGACGAGCGTGGTTGTGCGACTGGAACTGGCCCGCGACCGGACCTGCCTGGATCGACTCGATGATGCTGTTGGCCTCCGCCCACGGCGACGGTGTCGACGTCGAGGAGGTGATGGCGAGCCGTCCGTTGCTGCGCGAGGCGCCCTCCGAGGCCGTCGATTCGCTCCTGGCCCTGATGGCGGGTTATTTTCTCCGGGCAGGGTGTGGCTCGGTTCCACCGAACTCACCGCACGTGCGTGACCACCAGTACTGGACGGGAACGGTCTGCTGGCTCTGGCTGGCAGAACGCCGCAGGTGGTGA
- the rpsT gene encoding 30S ribosomal protein S20, producing the protein MANIKSQIKRNKQNEKARERNKAVKSGLKTAVRKFREAVAAGDKEAAIAAGREANRKLDKAASKGVIHPNQAANRKSSIAKQSAAL; encoded by the coding sequence ATGGCGAACATCAAGTCGCAGATCAAGCGCAACAAGCAGAACGAGAAGGCGCGCGAGCGCAACAAGGCCGTGAAGTCGGGCCTGAAGACCGCTGTCCGCAAGTTCCGCGAGGCCGTCGCTGCGGGCGACAAGGAGGCGGCCATCGCCGCTGGCCGTGAGGCCAACCGCAAGCTCGACAAGGCCGCCTCGAAGGGTGTCATCCACCCGAACCAGGCCGCGAACCGCAAGTCGTCGATCGCCAAGCAGTCCGCCGCTCTCTGA
- a CDS encoding DUF4437 domain-containing protein produces the protein MRPHVEMIHEADYVWHPAELPGGVGEAVERRLSVDEEDGSSSLVLEFVTDWSRPAGVPEADTEFFLVEGEMTYGGRVMAPWEYVHVPKGVPMEELGFRAGSKALHWREYGTSRFVLGGERHPDARGEVTLTDPNAMEWTSTLDRTAGPLSPLYIKMLHHDPETDFYTRLIKAPTGWEEPRMLHHPVYEEYYTLAGRTKALHGEASVGTYTFRPSHIKHGHFETLEETIWIIRCDGALENLHTVDTWIDWGGTALNYDPETRGPVPSTMPLRSRSAGPWDPRLA, from the coding sequence ATGCGTCCCCACGTCGAGATGATCCACGAGGCCGACTACGTCTGGCACCCCGCGGAGCTGCCCGGCGGTGTGGGGGAGGCGGTCGAGCGTCGACTCTCCGTCGACGAGGAGGACGGGTCGTCGTCACTGGTGCTCGAGTTCGTCACCGACTGGTCGCGCCCCGCGGGCGTGCCCGAGGCCGACACGGAGTTCTTCCTGGTCGAGGGGGAGATGACCTACGGCGGTCGGGTCATGGCGCCCTGGGAGTACGTCCACGTCCCGAAGGGTGTGCCGATGGAGGAGCTCGGGTTCCGGGCCGGCTCCAAGGCGCTGCACTGGCGGGAGTATGGCACCAGCCGTTTCGTCCTTGGCGGTGAGCGTCACCCGGATGCCCGCGGCGAGGTCACCCTCACCGACCCGAACGCCATGGAGTGGACCTCGACGCTCGACCGGACGGCAGGACCCCTCTCGCCGCTCTACATCAAGATGCTGCACCACGACCCCGAGACCGACTTCTACACCCGTCTCATCAAGGCGCCCACCGGGTGGGAGGAGCCCCGGATGCTGCACCACCCGGTGTACGAGGAGTACTACACGCTGGCCGGGCGCACGAAGGCGCTGCACGGGGAGGCGTCGGTCGGGACGTACACGTTCCGCCCCTCGCACATCAAGCACGGTCACTTCGAGACCCTCGAGGAGACCATCTGGATCATTCGGTGCGACGGGGCGCTGGAGAACCTGCACACCGTGGACACCTGGATCGACTGGGGTGGCACGGCGCTGAACTATGACCCGGAGACCCGGGGGCCGGTCCCGTCGACGATGCCGCTGCGCTCCCGCTCGGCTGGCCCGTGGGACCCGCGCCTGGCCTGA